The Flavobacterium faecale genome has a segment encoding these proteins:
- a CDS encoding T9SS type A sorting domain-containing protein, which yields MKADISNSCGQTKSVQKNISITNSLPVPVTFGQDPSSSKIYAQYDSCIIYFKDSNNLLTLDSSNFEVDFDSYSDFYFEGVYGNALVLSTAISSPYLNLSFNARMKNDCGWGEWQNFSYFLNGYDPYYSEYSFRVLSSPTSEQIEVTIDETSKGKDKTAENALETNIEDNYSIQIVDISGNIKYRKENLKTKTEKIITSSWKPGVYYLKMINSKGESQSKGFMVK from the coding sequence TTGAAAGCAGATATTTCAAATAGTTGCGGTCAAACAAAATCAGTACAAAAAAACATTTCTATAACCAATAGTTTACCTGTGCCAGTAACTTTTGGTCAAGATCCATCTTCTAGTAAAATTTATGCACAATATGATTCCTGTATTATTTATTTCAAAGATTCAAACAATTTATTAACATTAGATTCCTCCAATTTTGAAGTAGATTTTGACTCCTATTCTGATTTTTATTTTGAAGGCGTTTATGGCAATGCCTTAGTATTGAGTACAGCAATAAGCTCTCCTTACCTTAATTTAAGTTTTAATGCAAGAATGAAAAATGATTGTGGATGGGGTGAATGGCAAAATTTCTCCTATTTCTTAAATGGCTATGACCCTTATTATAGTGAGTATAGTTTTAGAGTACTATCAAGTCCAACATCTGAACAAATAGAAGTTACAATTGATGAAACTTCAAAAGGAAAAGACAAAACAGCTGAAAACGCTCTTGAAACCAACATTGAAGACAACTATTCGATTCAAATAGTTGATATTTCTGGAAATATAAAATACAGAAAAGAAAATCTTAAAACAAAAACAGAAAAGATTATAACTTCAAGCTGGAAACCTGGTGTCTATTATTTAAAAATGATTAATAGTAAAGGAGAATCTCAAAGCAAAGGATTTATGGTAAAATAA
- a CDS encoding RNA polymerase sigma factor, producing the protein MAPLAAHPDQMYIDGLASNNSTIIKSIYKKFVPKVIHYIRNNSGDEDQAQDVVQEVLILLFDQAKAEKLTLTCPFDAYFFLLCKRKWLNELKKTSNRGVTIADDYGSIKDTNEELVALAEEFESKQQLFDSMFKKLGDKCQEVLKWSFVLKSMEEVAEKLNVTYGYVRKKKSLCTGQLTQWIQESSQYQSLK; encoded by the coding sequence ATGGCTCCATTAGCAGCGCATCCTGACCAAATGTATATTGATGGTCTGGCGTCGAACAATTCGACGATCATTAAATCCATTTACAAAAAATTTGTCCCCAAGGTGATTCACTACATCCGAAACAACTCTGGTGACGAAGATCAAGCGCAGGATGTCGTACAGGAAGTTCTTATTTTATTATTCGATCAGGCAAAAGCCGAGAAGCTAACGCTGACTTGCCCATTTGACGCCTACTTTTTTTTACTGTGTAAAAGAAAATGGCTCAATGAATTGAAAAAAACATCGAATAGAGGGGTAACAATTGCTGATGATTATGGATCTATAAAAGACACCAATGAAGAATTGGTCGCTCTAGCCGAAGAATTTGAATCGAAACAACAACTTTTTGACAGCATGTTTAAAAAACTAGGTGATAAATGTCAAGAAGTACTCAAGTGGAGTTTTGTGCTCAAATCGATGGAAGAGGTGGCAGAAAAACTCAATGTAACTTATGGTTATGTTCGAAAGAAAAAATCATTGTGTACCGGGCAATTAACCCAATGGATTCAGGAATCAAGTCAGTATCAATCTCTAAAATAA
- a CDS encoding response regulator, giving the protein MKNSIAIVDDHILIAKALTSIISNFENFEVIYECENGKELIEKFKFKDTIPSIVLLDISMPVMDGFETATWLKENHPNVLIMALSMQDDDNSVIKMIKNGSHGYLLKNTHPIELEKALLKLVENGFFYPDWASKMVFASIGENSKEAIVKISDRENEFLTYVTTEMSYKEIAEKMFCSPRTVEGYRDNLCLKLELKSRVGLAVYALKNGIN; this is encoded by the coding sequence ATGAAAAATAGTATAGCCATTGTTGATGATCATATTCTAATAGCCAAAGCACTGACGAGTATCATTTCGAATTTTGAAAATTTTGAAGTAATATACGAATGTGAAAACGGAAAGGAATTGATCGAAAAGTTTAAATTCAAAGACACTATTCCAAGTATTGTATTACTAGACATAAGTATGCCTGTTATGGACGGATTTGAAACTGCAACCTGGCTCAAAGAAAATCATCCTAACGTTTTGATTATGGCATTAAGTATGCAAGACGATGACAACAGCGTTATTAAAATGATAAAGAATGGTTCGCATGGTTATCTATTAAAAAATACCCATCCTATCGAATTGGAAAAAGCGTTGTTGAAGCTGGTCGAAAATGGATTTTTCTACCCAGATTGGGCTTCTAAGATGGTATTTGCCTCAATTGGCGAAAATTCAAAAGAAGCTATTGTGAAGATTTCTGATAGAGAAAATGAATTCTTGACGTATGTAACAACGGAAATGAGTTACAAAGAAATAGCCGAAAAAATGTTTTGCAGTCCAAGAACTGTCGAAGGGTATAGAGATAACTTATGCCTGAAGCTAGAACTAAAATCAAGAGTAGGTTTGGCAGTATATGCCCTAAAAAATGGGATAAATTGA
- a CDS encoding sensor histidine kinase, whose product MLATQIEIQTQTMQHIGREIHDNIGQKLTLASLYAQQLAFENKAPHINEKIENISAIINDSLGELRQLSKSLTDDAIDTLKIHDLIAKECIKINVLKKCTVLFESNVDDLNLSYEIKVVLYRITQEFIQNSIKYANCKNIFVDLKQSGDFVNLSLIDDGVGFDKTAINQNGIGLNNMKKRSKIINAEFNLISTNEGTKVTLKIPFTDEK is encoded by the coding sequence ATGCTAGCAACACAAATAGAAATCCAAACGCAAACCATGCAGCACATTGGAAGAGAAATCCATGATAACATTGGACAGAAACTTACATTAGCTAGCTTGTATGCTCAGCAATTGGCGTTTGAAAATAAAGCACCGCATATCAATGAAAAGATAGAGAACATAAGTGCTATCATCAATGATTCATTAGGAGAATTAAGGCAACTTTCAAAATCATTAACAGATGACGCTATTGATACGCTCAAAATTCATGATTTAATTGCCAAAGAATGTATTAAAATTAATGTCTTAAAAAAATGTACCGTCCTTTTTGAATCGAATGTTGATGATCTAAACTTATCATATGAAATAAAAGTAGTGTTGTACAGGATTACCCAAGAATTTATTCAAAACAGCATTAAATACGCCAATTGCAAAAATATTTTTGTGGATTTAAAGCAAAGTGGCGATTTTGTTAATCTAAGTTTAATCGATGATGGTGTGGGTTTTGATAAAACTGCCATAAATCAAAACGGAATCGGATTGAATAACATGAAGAAAAGATCCAAAATCATCAATGCCGAATTTAATTTGATAAGTACAAATGAAGGAACGAAAGTAACCTTAAAAATACCTTTTACAGATGAAAAATAG
- a CDS encoding IS3 family transposase, translating to MLGMNQSSYYRRPSLGKKGNKPSVFTYNKFKGMVSQETVIASVKEILSHEFIDCGYRLMTSYLHRDGYKINHKKLYRIMKEEGLLKLENRINRSGSGRKFVKYRKVITVRPFQCIEMDIKMVWIPSVGKNAYLLSIIDVHTRRILKDYFSFSIKQNKVITFLSDLFLEYQYPENVVIRSDNGSQFIAKSVREYLGIIGVQQEFTHVATPEENAHIEAYHGILKKEVFQRVDYRTFGEIEQILKRYVIFYNNNRLHGLLGRITPMEKWNQDKDLILLEKLTA from the coding sequence ATGTTAGGTATGAATCAAAGCAGCTATTACCGAAGGCCAAGTCTTGGCAAAAAAGGTAATAAGCCTAGTGTCTTTACTTATAATAAGTTCAAGGGAATGGTGAGTCAAGAAACTGTTATAGCATCGGTTAAAGAGATTTTAAGCCATGAGTTTATAGACTGCGGATACCGCTTAATGACTTCTTACTTACATCGAGATGGATATAAGATTAATCACAAAAAGCTTTACCGAATTATGAAAGAAGAAGGCTTGTTAAAACTCGAAAATAGGATAAACAGGAGTGGTTCTGGGCGTAAGTTTGTAAAATATAGAAAGGTTATTACTGTTAGGCCGTTTCAGTGTATAGAAATGGATATTAAGATGGTTTGGATTCCTAGTGTAGGTAAAAATGCCTACTTACTATCAATCATAGACGTTCATACCCGTAGAATTTTAAAAGATTACTTCTCTTTTTCAATAAAACAGAACAAAGTAATAACATTCCTTTCTGATTTATTTTTAGAATACCAATACCCTGAAAACGTTGTTATTAGAAGTGATAATGGTAGTCAATTTATTGCCAAAAGTGTTCGTGAATACCTAGGTATAATAGGTGTTCAGCAGGAATTTACACATGTAGCCACACCTGAAGAAAATGCACATATTGAAGCTTATCATGGAATCCTAAAAAAAGAAGTGTTCCAAAGGGTTGATTATAGAACTTTTGGAGAAATTGAACAGATATTAAAAAGGTATGTGATTTTCTATAACAATAATAGGCTGCATGGGCTATTAGGACGTATTACACCAATGGAAAAATGGAACCAAGATAAAGATCTAATTTTATTGGAAAAATTAACCGCATAA
- a CDS encoding transposase, producing the protein MKYKKWSLEEKLEILSSCEDLGVVETCRKYSVSTGSLYSWKKKHEKQGEAGLKVTYDDRSKELKQAEEENRILRKLLANKEIELEIGRELLKKKFGTSDPRKI; encoded by the coding sequence ATGAAATACAAGAAATGGAGTTTAGAAGAGAAGTTGGAAATTTTATCTTCTTGCGAAGATTTAGGCGTTGTAGAAACCTGTCGTAAATACAGTGTTAGTACAGGAAGTTTGTATAGTTGGAAGAAGAAGCATGAAAAACAAGGAGAGGCAGGCTTAAAAGTTACTTATGACGATCGTAGCAAAGAGTTAAAGCAAGCAGAGGAAGAGAACAGAATTCTACGTAAATTATTAGCTAATAAAGAAATTGAACTAGAAATTGGACGTGAACTTTTAAAAAAAAAGTTTGGGACGTCCGATCCAAGAAAGATTTAG
- a CDS encoding prealbumin-like fold domain-containing protein — protein sequence MLHRNLHDRNCTAAFDSTNTFGTGWTFTLKNSSGGTAKTAVTDNNGNIFFSGIADGTYTIVTTPLDPYLPSNPTGGIITFAISGNTVKNLTFYNCTK from the coding sequence ATTCTTCATAGGAATCTTCATGACCGCAACTGTACCGCTGCTTTTGACAGTACCAATACCTTTGGGACCGGATGGACTTTTACATTAAAAAATAGTTCTGGAGGTACAGCAAAAACTGCCGTTACAGATAATAACGGAAACATCTTTTTCTCTGGAATTGCAGATGGCACGTACACCATTGTGACTACACCTCTAGACCCGTACCTACCGAGCAATCCAACCGGAGGCATAATCACCTTTGCTATCAGCGGAAATACTGTAAAGAACCTAACTTTTTACAATTGTACTAAATAA
- a CDS encoding PKD domain-containing protein: MKPLFLLFYLTAFFTYAQPKVKDTITRRAIIGYLQTGSEVNFKPTLPPLIPISGAPKPSFSYLWEMGDGTYSRAAEPQHVYKNKGTYTARLAVTNNYDNGKPPATRPKKVVINEISSPPNSAVVSLDLDDNFMLQKNCDPIPSEEMVVIMSYQNPENYMTNGKLYLFYNETQFKNKNFELIDFRTHAGEREVHDNAYAIAQEINDSNRFLASNENSVAIKKNTNLLNDMDLETTLAIAKKDFHNVSILEMDDLNPNTQHNIFYTFKTTPEMLKDTSATVTMRGVFVPNRSYKSHKVKNLEMEIVTSHDPNKMGSTGSLMNYRFVRFKRVNFKTRFQNNGEGPARMIRLETDIPDMFDKKTFKIEDMYPKCPICPKDIVPTYSCLDTIIKQKQIHFTFKNIYLPGSTQKNVREKDSTKGFVKYSMKFNKDFHKTTTKSRTAIIFDKNDPILTNYATTRFSPGISIGAKAGYNYYPDLKKATSYFYGATISPFKSYRFYWQVELLNSFTNYESESSINDEIIRNAATIDQLQRTTTTSTNNTVNLEIPVLIRYNINNFVGIGAGLQVNGNLSEKQQLTSTIDLYEDQKPDFLFSTKEETSARSESFTNLKAGLLFDLTVGAARIGPSLGARYVVNFKESFNYLQFYGIWKF, encoded by the coding sequence ATGAAACCATTATTCCTTCTCTTTTACTTAACTGCTTTTTTTACTTACGCACAACCAAAAGTAAAAGACACCATCACCCGAAGAGCTATCATTGGCTACCTTCAAACAGGAAGTGAAGTCAATTTTAAACCAACACTACCCCCGTTAATTCCGATCTCTGGAGCACCAAAACCTAGTTTCTCCTACTTATGGGAAATGGGTGATGGTACGTATAGCCGAGCGGCAGAACCGCAACATGTATACAAAAACAAAGGCACCTATACCGCCCGATTGGCAGTTACCAACAACTATGACAACGGAAAACCACCTGCTACCAGACCCAAAAAAGTAGTTATCAATGAAATTAGTAGCCCTCCTAATTCGGCAGTTGTATCATTAGATTTGGATGATAATTTTATGCTTCAAAAAAACTGTGACCCCATTCCGAGCGAAGAGATGGTTGTAATAATGAGTTATCAAAATCCTGAAAACTACATGACCAATGGTAAATTGTATTTATTTTATAACGAAACCCAGTTTAAAAATAAAAATTTCGAATTAATAGATTTCCGTACACATGCAGGTGAACGTGAAGTACATGACAACGCCTATGCAATTGCTCAGGAGATCAATGACAGCAATCGTTTTTTGGCATCGAATGAAAACAGCGTTGCGATCAAAAAAAACACCAACCTACTTAATGACATGGATCTAGAGACAACTCTTGCCATAGCAAAAAAAGATTTCCATAATGTCTCCATTTTAGAAATGGATGACCTTAATCCGAATACGCAGCACAACATTTTTTACACTTTTAAAACAACTCCCGAGATGCTCAAAGACACTAGTGCCACTGTCACTATGCGCGGTGTATTTGTACCCAATCGCTCCTACAAAAGCCATAAGGTGAAAAATCTTGAAATGGAGATTGTGACCTCTCACGATCCCAACAAAATGGGTTCTACGGGAAGTTTAATGAATTACCGCTTTGTTCGCTTTAAAAGAGTCAATTTCAAAACCCGCTTTCAAAACAATGGTGAAGGACCCGCCAGAATGATTCGGCTAGAAACAGATATACCTGATATGTTTGACAAAAAAACATTCAAGATTGAAGACATGTATCCCAAATGCCCTATTTGCCCAAAAGATATCGTGCCTACCTATAGCTGTTTGGATACCATTATAAAGCAAAAGCAAATACATTTTACCTTCAAAAATATTTACCTGCCCGGTAGCACTCAAAAAAATGTTCGCGAAAAAGATAGCACCAAAGGCTTTGTGAAATATTCGATGAAGTTTAATAAAGATTTCCATAAAACAACCACCAAAAGCCGAACCGCAATTATCTTTGATAAGAACGATCCAATCTTGACCAATTATGCCACCACACGATTTTCTCCAGGCATATCTATCGGTGCAAAAGCGGGATATAATTACTATCCTGATTTAAAGAAAGCTACAAGTTATTTTTATGGAGCAACGATTTCTCCGTTCAAATCGTACCGCTTTTACTGGCAAGTCGAGTTGCTAAACAGTTTTACCAACTATGAGTCCGAAAGCAGTATCAATGACGAAATTATTCGAAATGCAGCAACCATAGACCAATTGCAACGCACCACAACAACAAGTACAAATAATACGGTAAATCTTGAGATTCCAGTATTAATACGATACAACATCAACAACTTTGTAGGTATTGGAGCCGGTTTGCAAGTCAACGGAAACCTATCTGAAAAACAGCAATTAACTTCGACTATAGATTTGTATGAAGATCAAAAGCCAGACTTTTTATTTAGCACAAAAGAAGAAACAAGTGCTAGATCTGAAAGCTTTACAAATTTAAAAGCAGGATTATTATTTGACCTTACCGTAGGCGCAGCTCGCATAGGACCGAGTCTAGGTGCACGATATGTGGTTAATTTTAAGGAATCATTTAATTATTTACAGTTCTATGGAATTTGGAAATTTTAG
- a CDS encoding CHAT domain-containing protein — protein MKKLYLIFLSLVYMGAWAQANPTTEDKINTAIDRFVANPNDESLAILSSFEKNTEPKINKSDRAALLAYVILNCNKAYYEDQFEQTNHAVESYEKAWKIYQSNHLQNYDIIEYCLKPLGNLYTILGDYTNAENIIKQYYDLATQDKKNPEAAAQKYAAILNLSIVYQCSGRYYHAIDLLEKTIKATVLTNAQKGNLLNNLGTNYYLSTKGKVVNYETFQKAEKAFLRSITLLQKDESQQEAIYHTYLNLSQFNRDRTDLKAATVYFEKAKKIFEKLPHKKPRQEALFQLENASFLLQQDALPEAQLAIESVFKKLLPNYSSLKSSLPNETDLYAETALLDALDLQANLYQLQNQPKKALAAYVLAFHIEELFQSLLVYENSKIIVQIRNRKRTEKCIEIYQSLFNKEHKNTYLEQAFQLAEKTKSIVLKEHLYQDKNRSRKEKLILEQLQNWNTTITKEQQKGDTARVAIISNAIKKQNELMLALKEIQKPAQKDPETAININELYTKLDTDNAVLVTYFYGDENLYSFTFSDHHLYLNAIYVAHTTGPLIYSFITYFSNPQEITNNPLDYNRSGNAVYKRLKLPKPSSRKNLILIPDGLLNFLPFEALITSATTTTNFAKMNYLLNDFQVGYNNSVHFYLKDITIAKPKKNVLGIFPIFEKTDYALDFSKNEMQSIKNKFDGLFFEKDKATFENFKSNAARYSILHLSTHASAGDTETPASIKFFDQEILYSELYNLEINPDLVVLSACETGIGKLYKSEGAMSISRGFQFAGAKNLLFSLWKVNDFTTSVFMDYFYQFSKKGMSYMSANHRAKLEFLADKTIPNAKKSPYYWSAFVYYGNCNAGEEAFNYTFYFLGFITVFALLLAFIGFKKWKNYKKS, from the coding sequence ATGAAAAAGCTATATCTAATTTTTCTTTCGCTCGTTTATATGGGTGCGTGGGCACAAGCAAATCCAACCACCGAAGATAAAATAAACACTGCCATAGATCGATTTGTCGCAAATCCAAACGACGAAAGTCTTGCCATTCTTAGCTCTTTCGAAAAAAATACAGAACCAAAAATCAACAAATCAGACCGTGCTGCATTGCTCGCTTATGTAATTCTAAACTGCAACAAAGCCTATTATGAAGACCAATTTGAACAAACAAACCATGCGGTCGAAAGTTATGAAAAAGCATGGAAGATTTACCAATCCAATCACTTGCAAAACTACGACATAATTGAATATTGCCTCAAGCCACTGGGCAACCTCTATACTATTCTTGGCGATTACACCAATGCAGAGAACATTATTAAACAATATTATGATCTGGCAACACAAGACAAAAAAAATCCCGAAGCTGCAGCGCAAAAATATGCAGCTATATTAAACTTGTCCATTGTTTACCAATGCTCTGGAAGGTACTACCATGCAATTGACTTGCTCGAAAAAACAATAAAAGCTACAGTTCTTACCAATGCTCAAAAAGGAAACCTACTCAACAACTTGGGGACTAATTATTATTTATCTACCAAAGGCAAAGTAGTGAATTATGAGACTTTTCAAAAAGCAGAAAAAGCTTTTTTACGCTCCATCACTTTATTACAAAAAGATGAATCACAGCAAGAAGCAATCTATCATACCTACCTTAACTTAAGTCAATTTAACCGCGACCGCACTGATCTAAAGGCAGCAACTGTTTATTTTGAAAAAGCCAAAAAGATATTCGAAAAACTACCTCATAAAAAACCAAGGCAAGAAGCCCTATTTCAATTAGAAAACGCCTCCTTTTTACTCCAACAAGATGCACTGCCAGAAGCACAACTTGCAATAGAATCGGTCTTTAAAAAACTATTACCCAACTATTCAAGTTTAAAAAGTAGTCTACCCAACGAAACTGACCTGTACGCCGAAACTGCACTTTTGGATGCCTTGGACTTGCAAGCTAACCTTTATCAATTACAAAATCAACCCAAAAAAGCACTAGCTGCTTATGTTCTTGCCTTCCATATTGAAGAATTATTTCAGTCGTTACTCGTTTATGAAAATTCGAAAATAATCGTACAAATCCGCAATCGAAAACGCACCGAAAAATGTATCGAAATCTATCAGTCTCTTTTTAACAAAGAGCACAAAAACACCTATCTAGAACAGGCATTTCAACTTGCCGAAAAAACTAAATCGATTGTTTTGAAGGAGCATTTGTATCAAGATAAAAATAGATCTCGAAAAGAAAAACTCATCCTAGAGCAACTACAAAACTGGAATACAACCATTACCAAAGAACAACAAAAAGGTGACACAGCTCGTGTTGCAATCATTAGCAATGCTATCAAAAAACAGAATGAATTGATGTTGGCCTTGAAAGAAATTCAAAAACCAGCGCAAAAAGATCCCGAAACAGCGATAAATATTAATGAATTGTACACCAAACTTGATACCGATAATGCCGTTTTGGTAACCTACTTTTATGGTGATGAAAATCTTTACTCCTTTACATTTTCAGATCATCATTTGTATCTCAATGCTATATATGTAGCCCACACAACTGGACCACTCATTTATTCTTTTATAACTTATTTTTCAAACCCGCAAGAAATAACAAACAACCCTCTTGATTATAACCGAAGTGGAAACGCCGTTTACAAAAGACTAAAACTCCCAAAACCCTCGTCGCGCAAAAACCTCATCTTGATTCCTGACGGCCTATTAAACTTTTTACCATTTGAAGCTTTGATCACCTCAGCAACTACGACTACCAATTTTGCCAAAATGAACTACTTGCTTAATGATTTTCAAGTAGGATACAATAATTCTGTCCATTTTTATCTAAAGGATATCACCATCGCAAAACCTAAAAAAAATGTGCTTGGTATCTTTCCTATTTTCGAAAAAACAGACTATGCCTTGGACTTTTCGAAAAACGAAATGCAATCCATTAAAAACAAATTTGACGGACTCTTTTTCGAAAAAGATAAAGCTACGTTTGAAAATTTTAAATCGAATGCAGCTCGCTATTCCATTTTGCATTTGTCTACGCATGCCAGTGCGGGAGATACCGAAACGCCTGCAAGCATTAAATTTTTCGATCAAGAAATTCTGTACTCCGAGTTATATAATCTGGAAATAAATCCTGATTTGGTTGTTTTGAGTGCTTGCGAAACAGGAATTGGAAAACTCTACAAATCGGAAGGTGCTATGAGCATTTCACGAGGTTTTCAATTTGCGGGAGCAAAAAACCTACTGTTTTCGTTATGGAAAGTAAATGATTTTACCACCTCTGTTTTTATGGACTATTTTTACCAATTTTCGAAAAAAGGAATGTCCTACATGTCCGCTAATCACAGAGCCAAATTAGAATTCCTAGCAGACAAAACGATTCCGAATGCAAAAAAATCACCTTATTACTGGAGTGCATTTGTGTACTACGGCAACTGCAATGCTGGAGAAGAAGCTTTCAACTATACTTTTTACTTTTTGGGTTTTATAACTGTATTTGCCTTACTTTTGGCTTTCATTGGTTTTAAGAAATGGAAAAATTACAAGAAATCCTGA
- a CDS encoding retropepsin-like aspartic protease — translation MEKLQEILKKEKYKKIKFKVTKTQHLLIKAKINGVKGDFILDTGASNSCIGFESVAFFQLHAQDSKTKASGAGATGMLTQSAGNNKVQLGVWKAKVDLVIFDLSHVNEALVQHKTKAVHGIIGADILLKGKAIIDYYNHCLYLQ, via the coding sequence ATGGAAAAATTACAAGAAATCCTGAAAAAGGAGAAATACAAAAAAATAAAATTTAAGGTTACCAAAACACAACATTTGCTTATCAAAGCAAAAATCAATGGTGTTAAGGGCGACTTTATACTAGACACAGGTGCTTCCAACAGTTGTATTGGTTTTGAAAGCGTTGCTTTTTTTCAGTTACACGCTCAAGATTCAAAAACCAAAGCGTCTGGTGCGGGAGCTACAGGCATGCTCACACAAAGCGCAGGCAACAACAAAGTGCAATTGGGTGTGTGGAAAGCTAAAGTAGATCTTGTAATATTTGATTTGTCACACGTTAACGAAGCCTTAGTCCAACACAAAACCAAAGCTGTCCATGGTATTATAGGCGCCGATATTTTGCTAAAAGGCAAAGCTATTATTGACTACTATAATCATTGCTTGTATTTGCAATAA
- a CDS encoding TCR/Tet family MFS transporter, which produces MESNKKQAAVGFIFITMLIDITGWGIIIPVIPKLIEELIQGDISEAAKYGGWLTFAYAITQFMFAPLIGNLSDKFGRRPIILISLFAFSLDYILLAFAPTITWLFIGRVIAGITGASISTASAYIADISTPENRAKNFGMIGVAFGLGFIIGPVMGGILGQFGSRIPFYAAAILCMLNFLYGYFILPESLSQENRRGVNLKRANPIGAFLNLKKYPSLYGLMFAMFLIYVAAHAVESNWSYFTMYKFSWDEKMVGISLGVVGILVSLVQGGLIRWTSPRLGNEKSIYVGMSLYTIGMFLFAFASESWMMFLFLIPYCVAGIAGPAIRAIITGHVLPTEQGEIQGTIASLMSAATIIGPPVMSSLFYYFTHKGAPFQFAGMPFILGGFLMMISGFVAYFSLKKNSSLVSNTAQETKV; this is translated from the coding sequence ATGGAATCAAATAAAAAGCAAGCGGCTGTTGGTTTTATCTTTATAACCATGCTTATTGATATTACGGGTTGGGGAATCATTATTCCCGTGATTCCTAAGCTTATTGAGGAGCTAATACAAGGAGATATTAGTGAAGCTGCAAAATATGGTGGCTGGCTCACCTTTGCTTATGCGATTACGCAATTTATGTTTGCACCCTTAATAGGTAATTTGAGTGATAAATTTGGAAGAAGACCCATAATTTTGATCTCGCTTTTTGCTTTCTCACTAGATTATATACTTCTTGCTTTTGCCCCTACAATCACTTGGTTGTTTATAGGTAGGGTTATAGCCGGAATTACAGGTGCTAGTATTTCTACCGCTTCGGCTTACATTGCCGATATAAGTACACCTGAAAATAGAGCTAAAAACTTCGGAATGATTGGAGTCGCCTTTGGACTAGGATTTATCATCGGGCCCGTGATGGGTGGAATCTTGGGCCAATTCGGTTCTCGAATTCCGTTTTATGCTGCGGCTATATTATGTATGCTCAACTTTTTGTACGGTTATTTTATTTTGCCAGAATCACTGTCTCAAGAAAACCGAAGAGGTGTAAACCTTAAAAGAGCCAATCCCATAGGTGCTTTCTTGAATTTGAAAAAGTATCCGTCGCTATATGGACTTATGTTTGCCATGTTTCTAATCTATGTAGCGGCACACGCAGTAGAAAGCAACTGGAGTTATTTTACGATGTACAAATTCAGTTGGGACGAGAAGATGGTTGGTATTTCGCTCGGTGTAGTTGGGATTTTGGTCAGTCTTGTGCAAGGAGGTTTAATACGTTGGACAAGTCCAAGACTTGGAAATGAGAAAAGCATTTATGTGGGCATGAGCTTGTACACCATCGGAATGTTCTTGTTTGCTTTTGCATCAGAGAGTTGGATGATGTTCTTATTTTTGATTCCATATTGTGTAGCAGGAATTGCAGGACCAGCAATAAGAGCAATAATTACAGGACATGTGCTGCCTACCGAGCAAGGAGAGATTCAGGGAACTATAGCAAGTTTAATGAGTGCGGCAACCATTATTGGGCCGCCTGTAATGTCTAGTTTATTTTATTACTTCACCCACAAAGGAGCTCCTTTTCAGTTTGCTGGTATGCCCTTTATCTTAGGCGGCTTTTTGATGATGATTAGTGGATTTGTTGCTTATTTTTCGCTTAAAAAAAATAGCTCGTTAGTCTCAAATACAGCGCAAGAGACAAAGGTTTAA